In Fastidiosipila sp., a single genomic region encodes these proteins:
- a CDS encoding (2Fe-2S)-binding protein → MEEITLYINGEEHACRVERNQTLLSVLRDTLGMTGTKCGCNTSDCGACKVIIDGEAVNSCVVMARNCVGKAIETIEGLSCGTELHPIQQAFVDCGAVQCGFCTPGMIMSAKALLDKNPAPTETEVRQAIDNNLCRCTGYVKIVEAILLAAERMRSVKKTVIHG, encoded by the coding sequence ATGGAAGAAATCACCTTGTACATTAACGGCGAAGAGCATGCCTGCCGGGTTGAAAGAAACCAGACCCTGCTTTCCGTTCTGCGGGACACTTTGGGAATGACCGGTACAAAGTGCGGATGCAATACCTCCGACTGCGGCGCCTGTAAAGTCATCATTGATGGCGAGGCTGTCAATTCATGTGTTGTGATGGCCAGAAACTGTGTCGGCAAAGCAATCGAAACGATCGAGGGTTTGTCATGCGGAACCGAATTGCACCCGATTCAGCAAGCGTTCGTTGATTGTGGTGCCGTTCAGTGCGGGTTTTGTACGCCGGGAATGATAATGAGCGCGAAAGCCCTGCTTGACAAGAATCCCGCACCGACTGAAACGGAAGTCCGTCAGGCAATCGACAACAACCTTTGCCGATGCACAGGCTATGTCAAGATCGTTGAAGCCATCCTGCTGGCCGCCGAAAGAATGCGCAGCGTTAAGAAAACTGTAATCCATGGTTGA
- a CDS encoding 4Fe-4S binding protein has product MIRGHQAGCGAVVTKTIRLAAAINPVHHIGTINKDSLINCEKWADTDRQLWYEKEIPETVAAGAVVIGSVGHTLREAREIVGDVERAGAHMIELVSYAEETLLPMLDYAKEHVSIPVICKLSANWPDTVGTAKKCLEHGADGICAIDSIGPTLKIDIKTARPAMMSDDGYGWLTGGAIRPIVMRIVSEISRNHPGFNNLYASGGCMGAEDAVEFMMAGARAVGVCSLGILKGVEVVSKLCKNLQSLVRELGYNSLDQVWRAALPNFPEKELIRRLDFHFQAYQEDGVKKKCIICNRCVDACSYDARTLKFPDMHVDRDLCRDCGLCVDVCPTGALTASIAAQTGEDLKREKESDAFVQFISEG; this is encoded by the coding sequence ATGATTCGTGGCCATCAGGCCGGTTGCGGTGCCGTGGTCACCAAGACCATCCGGCTTGCCGCCGCTATTAACCCGGTTCACCATATCGGCACGATTAACAAAGATTCACTGATCAACTGTGAAAAGTGGGCTGACACGGACCGTCAGCTTTGGTACGAAAAAGAGATTCCCGAAACAGTCGCGGCCGGTGCCGTGGTGATCGGCAGTGTAGGGCACACTTTAAGAGAAGCCCGGGAAATCGTCGGAGACGTTGAGCGTGCGGGAGCCCATATGATTGAACTGGTATCCTATGCGGAGGAAACCTTGCTTCCCATGCTCGATTATGCCAAGGAACACGTATCCATTCCTGTAATCTGCAAGCTCTCAGCCAACTGGCCCGACACGGTTGGAACAGCAAAAAAATGCCTGGAACATGGTGCGGATGGCATCTGCGCCATTGATTCCATCGGACCAACGCTCAAAATCGACATCAAAACGGCGAGACCGGCCATGATGAGTGATGACGGATACGGCTGGCTGACGGGCGGCGCCATCCGTCCGATTGTCATGCGGATCGTTTCCGAAATCTCCAGAAATCATCCCGGTTTCAATAACCTTTATGCCTCCGGTGGCTGCATGGGCGCCGAGGACGCTGTTGAATTCATGATGGCCGGGGCACGCGCCGTGGGCGTTTGTTCGCTCGGCATCCTCAAGGGCGTCGAAGTTGTCAGCAAATTGTGCAAAAACCTTCAATCCCTCGTTCGTGAGCTGGGCTACAATTCGCTCGATCAAGTCTGGCGGGCGGCGCTGCCGAATTTCCCTGAAAAAGAGCTTATTCGCAGGCTTGATTTCCATTTCCAGGCGTACCAGGAAGATGGTGTCAAGAAAAAATGCATCATCTGCAACCGATGTGTTGACGCCTGCAGTTACGATGCCCGCACACTGAAGTTCCCTGACATGCACGTCGATCGCGACTTATGCCGTGACTGCGGTCTGTGCGTGGATGTTTGTCCGACCGGCGCGCTAACCGCATCAATTGCTGCACAAACCGGGGAAGACCTGAAACGTGAAAAAGAGTCGGACGCCTTTGTCCAGTTTATAAGTGAAGGCTAA